ACGGCGCAGCCAGCGCAGGCCCAGGCGGTGGCGCAGGGCAGCCAGCGGCTGGCTCAGGCGGGTGATGAGCGCGCGCCAGCGCGCGCTCAGGCTGTCGTCGGGGGCGCCGCCGTTCGGCGCGGGGGGCAGCGCCGTCAATGCAGCGCGTGCGCCTGGCCGAGTTCGAAGGCAGCGATCGGGGCCTCGAACCAGTGCGCGTCCTCGGACATGCAGAAGAAGGTGCCCTCCATGCGCCCATGCGGCGTGGCCAGGCGCGTCCAGCTCGAATACTCGAAGCCCTCACCCGGCTTGAGCAGCGGCTGCTTGCCGACCACGCCCAGGCCGCGCACCTCCTCTCGGTGGCCGGCGCCGTCGGTGATCAGCCAGCGGCGGGCGATCAGCTGGGCGGGCTGGTTCCCCTCGTTGACCACCGTCACGGTGTACGCGTAGGCGTACACACCCTGGGCGGCGTCGGACTGCTCGGGCAGGTACTGCGGCTGCACGCTGACGCGAAAACGATGCGAAGTCATGAAAAACATCATAGTTCGCCCCATCCGTCAGCCGATGTGACAGCTGTGAAGACCCGCAGCCGGAGCGGGATAGGCTGCGCCCACCGGGCCTGAGCGGTCTGCCTACAATCCCCGCGCCCCGACCCGCTGCCCACCCGCCGACCATGCCCCGACCGACCTACCGCATCGCCCCCAGCATCCTCTCGGCCGACTTTGCCCGCCTGGGCGAGGAGGTGCGCAACGTGCTGGCCGCCGGCGCCGACTGGATCCACTTCGACGTGATGGACAACCATTACGTGCCCAACCTGACCTTCGGCCCGATGGTCTGCCAGGCGTTGAAGAAGCACGCCGTCAAGCCCGACGGCAGCCCGGCCCCGATCGACGTGCACCTGATGGTGCAGCCCGTGGATGCGCTGGCGCTGGACTTCGCCAAGGCGGGCGCGGACATCATCACCTTCCACCCCGACGCGAGCACGCACGTGGATCGCACGCTGCAGCTCATCCGCGGCGCGGGCTGCCAGGCCGGGCTGGTGTTCAACCCGGCCATGCCCATCGACGTGCTCGAGTGGACGATCGACAAGGTGGACGTGATCCTGCTGATGAGCGTCAACCCCGGCTTCGGCGGGCAGAGCTTCATCGACAGCACGCTGCGCAAGGCGGAGCAGGTCCGCAAGCTGATCGACCAGTCCGGGCGCGACATCCGCCTGGAGATCGACGGCGGCGTCAAGGCCGACAACATCCGCCGCATCGCCGACGCCGGTGCCGACACCTTCGTGGCCGGCAGCGCGATCTTTGGCCAGCCCGACTACAAGGTGGTGATCGACGCGATGCGGGCAGAACTGGCGGGGTGAGCCAGGGCTCTGGGCAGGCTCAGCCCCGCAGCACCCGCCGGTACTCGAACCGCCGCAGCACCCGGGCCGTGATGCCCGCAGCCAGCGGGTGCGCCGGGTTGACCAGCGCCACGCGCTCCTCCGGCAGCACCGCCGAAGGCAGCACCAGTAGCGGGCTGCGCCGGCTCGCCAGCCAGGCCGACCCCAGCCGCACGCTGGCGCGCCCGGCCGGGATGGCCGCCCAGGTGGCGGGCAGGTCCGTCGCGGCCAGCGCCTCGCGCGCCGCCCAGGCGGCGGCCGGCACGCGGATCTCGACCAGGAAGCGGTTCAGCGGCAGGCCGCCGTCGTCCAGATGCGCCACCGTCTCCAGCACCGCCAGCGCCATCGAGGTGGCGGCATAGACCACCGGCTGGTCGATGTCGTTCCAGCGCCCCGGGTACAGCGCAGCCCCCGCGCCGCTCAGGTCGTCGGCGCCATGGCGGCGCGTCTCGGCGGCAATGCGCCAGAGCAGGACCGAGCCGTCGGCCGCCGGGTCGGGCGCCGCCTCCGTTGCCGCCCCTCGCGCGGGCACCGTCACTGGTAGGCGTCGCTGTGCAGCCCACCCAGCAGCCGGGCGACGATGTCCACCCCCGTGGGCGTGCCGATCAGGTCCGCCGGCCGGCGCCCGCCCAGCGCGGGCTGGGGCCGCTCGATCCACTGCCCCAGCCAGTGCGCGGTGTCGAAGCCCTCGGCCTCGGCGGCCGTGCTCTCGGCCACGATGGCCTGCGCCATGCCGAGCAGGCGCGTCAGCCCGATCGCGGCATGCCCCGGCGCGCCGGTGATGGCCTCCCCAGTGGTGGCCTTCTTCTCGGCCGTGGCCTTGGGCACGCCGAGGATGGCGTACAGCCGCGAGGTCGGCACCGCCAGCCGGCGCGACAGGTCCTTCAGGTAGAGGCCCTGCACGCCCTGGCGCTCGGCCTCGACCAGCTCCATCGGCGTGGCTATGCACAGCGTGGCCGCCCGTGCATCCACCTCCTGCCCAGCGCCGGCCCAATGCCGGGGCATGGCCTCCCGTGCGACGAGGGCGGGGCCAGACGACGGTAAGGAGGTGGAGAAGGGGGCAGGCATATGGACTCCGCATGTCTTGTTTGGGACTCAATGTAGTCCTGTTTAAGTCGCGGCACAAGACCAACTGTGCCGCGCCGTGCGCAACCTTGCCGCCGTCCGGGTGGGGCGCAGGTCTGGACAGCACAATCGTTGCGCTGTTGCTGTTGCTGTTGCTGTTGCTGTTGCTGTTGGCTTGCCGCCCACATTTTTCTGCGCCGGGCTGTAACCGCCACCGCTCTGGCGGCGAATGGAAGGTTGCCGTGTTCCGCGACGAATTTGAATCCCGCCTGAGGCCGCTCTGGCTGCGTGCCCTGGCGGGTGACGAGGCCGCCTACCGGGCGGCGCTCGGTGTGATCGCGACCCGGTTGCGCGCCTACCTGCGTCGGCGCATGCAGTCCTGGCCGGATGAGATGGAGGACCTCGTGCAGGAAACCCTGCTGGCGCTGCACCTGCAGCGCGGCACCTACGACCCGGCGCTGCCGGTGAGCAGCTGGGTGTTTGCCATCGCGCGGCACAAGCTGATCGACCTGTGGCGCCGCCGCGGCCGGCACGCCGAGCTGCACACCTCCTTCGACGAGCTGGACGACGACGCCCTGCCGGGCAGCCACGACAGCGCCGCCCCGGCGCAGCGCGACCTGGCGGTGCTGCTGCAGGCGCTGCCCGTCGCGCAGCGCGACGCCATCGTGCTGACCAAGGTGGAGGGGCTGTCCGTGGCGGAAGCGGCCGAGCGCACCGGCGCCTCGGTCTCGGCCATCAAGGTGCAGGTGCACCGCGGCCTGAAGAAGCTGGCCGACCTGATCCGCAAGGACGCCCCATGAACACCGACGACTTCATCCGCCTGCTGGCCACCCAGGCCGGCCCGGCGCCCCGCGCGGTGGTGGCGCGCCGCCTGGGGCCGGCCCTGCTGGTGGGCGCCGGGCTGGCCGTCGCCCTCGTGCTCGGCACCTTCGGGCCCTACCCGGGAGCGCTGCTGGGCCAGGGCGGCATGCTGCTCAAGCTGGCCTACGCCGCCGCCCTGGCCCTGGCCGCCGGCAGCCTGACGGCACGCCTGGCGCGGCCGGTGGCCCGCCTGGCCGCACCGCGGCGGGCACTCGTGGCCGTGCTGGCCGGCATGGCGGGGCTGGCGCTGCTGCACTGGTTCAGCCTGCCGGCCGGAGCCCGCGTGGATGCGCTGCTCGGCCGCACCTGGGCGGTCTGCCCGTGGATCGTGCTCGGCGCCTCGCTGCCCACCCTGGCCACCGTGCTCTGGGCCCTGCGTGGTCTGGCGCCCACCCGGCCGCGCGCCGCCGGGCTGGCGGCCGGGCTGCTGGCCGGGGCCGTGGGCGCGCTGGCCTATGCGCTGCATTGCCCGGAGCTGTCGCCCACCTTCGTCGCGGTCTGGTACTCGCTGGGCATCGCGCTGGCCGGTGCCCTGGGAGCCTGGCTCGGGCCGCGGGTCCTGCGCTGGTAGTGCTGCGCTGATCGTGCGAGGGCCATGCGCCGGGGCGCCGCGTCGCCACGTGTCACCCACAGGTCAACGCGGGTTGCCGGCGCTGCCTACACTGCCAGCCGATCGGTCCCCGGCCCATCTGCGCATGGGACCCTCTGCCCACCCCCCAACAGGAGACAAGACCATGACGATCCAGCTCTGCGGCTTTGCCGTGTCCAACTACTACAACAAGGTCAAGCTGGCCCTGCTCGAAAAGGGCATCCCGTTCGAGGAGGTGTTCGTGATGACCGGTTCCAAGGACGAGGCGGTGCTGTGCGACTCGCCGCTGGCCAAGGTGCCTTTCCTCCGCACGCCGCAGGGTGCGCTGTGCGAGAGCGAGGTCATCATGGGCTACCTGGAGGCGGCCTTTCCCGGCACGCCCGCGCTGCTGCCCGCCGACCCCTTTGCGGCGGCCAAGGTGCGCGAGCTGTCGCAGTTCATCGACCTGCACCTGGAGCTGGTGGCGCGCGACCTCTATGCGCAGGCCTTCTTTGGCGGCACGGTGAGCGAGGACACCCAGGCCAGCGTGCGCAAGCGCCTGGCGAAGAACATCCCCGCCTTCCAGCGCCTGGCGAAGTTCGGCCCCTACGTGGCCGGCGACACCTTCACCCAGGCCGACTGCGCTGCCTGGGTGAGCCTGCCGCTGGTGGCCATGGCCACCAAGATCGTGCTCGGCGAGGACCTGCTGGCCTCCGCCGGTGTCGAGTGGAAGCCCTACGCCGCCCTGGTCGGCCAGCGCCCGCACGCACAGAAGGTGGCGGCCGACCGCAAGGCCGCGCAGGACCAGATGTTCGCCAAGAAGGGCTGAGCAAGACACGCGCCCCGCCGCGGACGGGGCGGCGTCGGGCGTGGCTCGAAAGTCGGAGCGCTCAAAAGCGCTTCTTCGCGAGCCGCTCGTGCGTCTCGCTCACCTGCATCAGCGCGGCCGAGCCGTAGTAGCGGTGGTACTCGGCCACCATCTCGCCCTGCATCAGCACGGGGTCGGTGGCGGCCAGCTGCCTGGCCTCGTCGATGGTCTTGACCGCGAAGATGAACAGGCCGCGCCAGCCATCCACGCCGTCAAACGGGCCCGCCAGCACCAGCTTGCCCTCGCTGGCGAGCCGCGTCATGTTGGCGAAGTGGCCGCGGAACATCGCGTCCCGCTCCGGGCCGGCGGGCATCGGCTTCGGCCCGGTCTTCAACAGCACCATCACATAGCTGCGCATGCCGTGGTCGTCGGCGCCCAGCCGGGCGGCCAGCGCCGCGTCGTAGCTGGCCGGGGGCGTGGCCTGCGCCGCCGCCGGTGACGCGGTCAATGCGAGGGATGCGGTGAAAGCCAGGATGCCCGCCAGGACGGCGGCCCGTGCGTGGGTCAGCGGCTTCATGGTGATCTCCTTGTGCGAGGGACTGGGCGCGGGCCCATCCTACGGCGGCCGTGGATGCCGAGCACCCGGTGTCTGCCCCTGGGGTCGACCCCCTGATCCGAAGGGTCTTGGGCGAGCTGAGGCCCCCTGAATACGGGATCTGGAAACCATTCAGTAAGCATTCGGTAACAGTAATTTTCATATCCAGTTCACCGCTCTACGATGAACCGAGCTTCGGTCGAGCGGGCCTGTGGTCTGACCGGGCGCTGCCCGCCGGGGTGATCTGCAACCGATCATCGAGGGGAACACATGACACTCAGGAACAGGCTGGCCCGACGGGTCGGCTGGGGAATCGGGCTGGCGCTGATCGCGCCGATGGCCTTGGCACAGACGGCACCGGGAGCGGGCGCGCCCGCGCCACTGGATGGCAAGCGGGTGGCGATCGACCCGGCGACCGGGCAGGTCCGGCCCTTCGAGGCCGATGACGGCACCGCCGTCTCGGCAGGCAAGGCGGGCGCTGCTGCAGCACCGGCCACCGGCCTGATGTCGCGCCTCAAGGGTGGTGCAGTTGTCTCCGCCACCGGGGTGCGTGGCATGCGCCTGAGCCCGGAGCACCTCAACTACACGCGGGCGACCCGCCTGCCCGATGGCAGCCTGAGCATGACCTGCACCGTGGGCGAGAGCGCCGAGGCACACGCGAGCCATGCGGCGGCCCACCGCGCCCAACCTGCCAGGAAGGGGGCCGCCGATGTGGAATGACCTCGCGTCGCGCCTGGCGACTCCCCTGCGCCGCGGCCTCTGTGCGCTGGCGCTGGGCGGCCTGACCACGCTGGCCCAGTCGGCCGTGGTGCAGATCATCAATGCCAACGAGCCGGGCATCGGCTTCAACGACCCCACGCCGGTGGCCCCCGTGGGCGGCAACCCCGGCACGACCCTCGGCCAGCAGCGCCTGGTGGCCTTCCAGCACGCAGCCAACATCTGGGCCCGCACGCTGAAGTCGCAGGTGCCGATCTCCGTGCTGGCCACGTTCGAGCCGCTCAACTGCAGCGACACCAGTGCGGTGCTGGGGGCGGCGGGGGCGATCTCGGTGTGGTCGGACTTCCCGGGCGCCGAGAAACCCGGCACCTGGTACCCGTCGGCGCTGGCGAACAAACTGGCCCGGCAGGACATCGACCCCGGCCCCTACGTAGACGGATCGGAGAACGACATCGTCGCCTTCTTCAATTCCGAACTCGGCAAGCCCGGCTGCCTGACCGGCGTGGGCTACTACCTCGGCCTGGACAGCCGTGTACCTGCCGGCCAGCTGGACCTGATCACCACGCTGCTGCATGAGCTCGGGCATGGCCTGGGATTCCAGAACTTCTCGTTCGGCGGCGTCCAGCTCGCCGGCCAGCCGGGCATCTGGGACCACTTCATGTACGACGTGGCGGCCCGCCGGACCTGGCTGCAGATGACCGAGGCCGAGCGGGTGGCGTCCTCCATCGCCCCGCGCAACCTGGTGTGGGCGGGGGAGACCGTGCGCAGCCGGGCCGAGCAGGTGCTGGAGCGCGGCACGCCCGAGCTGGTGCTGCATGGCCATGGTCGGCACTTCCGTGGCGAGCGCTCGCTGATGGTCGGCACCGCCAGCTTCGGTCCGCCGCTCGGCCGCCGGCCGGTGGTCCAGGCGATGGGGCAGGTGGTGGATCAGCCGGATGGCACCGGCTGGGCCTGCACGCCGCTGTCGCCCGCCAACATCGCCCGGGTGGCCGGCAAGGTGGCCATCGTCGACCGCGGCGGTTGCACCTTCACCGTCAAGGCGGCCAACGTGCAGGCGGCCGGTGCGGTGGCGATGGTGGTGGTCAACAACGTGGCCGGGGGGCCGCCGCCAGACCTCGGCGGCACGGACCCGACCATCGTCATCCCGGCCGTGCGGGTGATGCTGGAGGACGGTGTGCTGCTCAAGAAGCTGGCCG
The Sphaerotilus microaerophilus DNA segment above includes these coding regions:
- the apaG gene encoding Co2+/Mg2+ efflux protein ApaG, encoding MTSHRFRVSVQPQYLPEQSDAAQGVYAYAYTVTVVNEGNQPAQLIARRWLITDGAGHREEVRGLGVVGKQPLLKPGEGFEYSSWTRLATPHGRMEGTFFCMSEDAHWFEAPIAAFELGQAHALH
- the rpe gene encoding ribulose-phosphate 3-epimerase codes for the protein MPRPTYRIAPSILSADFARLGEEVRNVLAAGADWIHFDVMDNHYVPNLTFGPMVCQALKKHAVKPDGSPAPIDVHLMVQPVDALALDFAKAGADIITFHPDASTHVDRTLQLIRGAGCQAGLVFNPAMPIDVLEWTIDKVDVILLMSVNPGFGGQSFIDSTLRKAEQVRKLIDQSGRDIRLEIDGGVKADNIRRIADAGADTFVAGSAIFGQPDYKVVIDAMRAELAG
- a CDS encoding RES family NAD+ phosphorylase, which encodes MPARGAATEAAPDPAADGSVLLWRIAAETRRHGADDLSGAGAALYPGRWNDIDQPVVYAATSMALAVLETVAHLDDGGLPLNRFLVEIRVPAAAWAAREALAATDLPATWAAIPAGRASVRLGSAWLASRRSPLLVLPSAVLPEERVALVNPAHPLAAGITARVLRRFEYRRVLRG
- a CDS encoding antitoxin Xre/MbcA/ParS toxin-binding domain-containing protein, with the translated sequence MPRHWAGAGQEVDARAATLCIATPMELVEAERQGVQGLYLKDLSRRLAVPTSRLYAILGVPKATAEKKATTGEAITGAPGHAAIGLTRLLGMAQAIVAESTAAEAEGFDTAHWLGQWIERPQPALGGRRPADLIGTPTGVDIVARLLGGLHSDAYQ
- a CDS encoding sigma-70 family RNA polymerase sigma factor; the encoded protein is MFRDEFESRLRPLWLRALAGDEAAYRAALGVIATRLRAYLRRRMQSWPDEMEDLVQETLLALHLQRGTYDPALPVSSWVFAIARHKLIDLWRRRGRHAELHTSFDELDDDALPGSHDSAAPAQRDLAVLLQALPVAQRDAIVLTKVEGLSVAEAAERTGASVSAIKVQVHRGLKKLADLIRKDAP
- a CDS encoding NrsF family protein — protein: MNTDDFIRLLATQAGPAPRAVVARRLGPALLVGAGLAVALVLGTFGPYPGALLGQGGMLLKLAYAAALALAAGSLTARLARPVARLAAPRRALVAVLAGMAGLALLHWFSLPAGARVDALLGRTWAVCPWIVLGASLPTLATVLWALRGLAPTRPRAAGLAAGLLAGAVGALAYALHCPELSPTFVAVWYSLGIALAGALGAWLGPRVLRW
- a CDS encoding glutathione S-transferase produces the protein MTIQLCGFAVSNYYNKVKLALLEKGIPFEEVFVMTGSKDEAVLCDSPLAKVPFLRTPQGALCESEVIMGYLEAAFPGTPALLPADPFAAAKVRELSQFIDLHLELVARDLYAQAFFGGTVSEDTQASVRKRLAKNIPAFQRLAKFGPYVAGDTFTQADCAAWVSLPLVAMATKIVLGEDLLASAGVEWKPYAALVGQRPHAQKVAADRKAAQDQMFAKKG
- a CDS encoding YciI family protein, producing MKPLTHARAAVLAGILAFTASLALTASPAAAQATPPASYDAALAARLGADDHGMRSYVMVLLKTGPKPMPAGPERDAMFRGHFANMTRLASEGKLVLAGPFDGVDGWRGLFIFAVKTIDEARQLAATDPVLMQGEMVAEYHRYYGSAALMQVSETHERLAKKRF
- a CDS encoding post-PEP-CTERM-1 domain-containing protein, which produces MTLRNRLARRVGWGIGLALIAPMALAQTAPGAGAPAPLDGKRVAIDPATGQVRPFEADDGTAVSAGKAGAAAAPATGLMSRLKGGAVVSATGVRGMRLSPEHLNYTRATRLPDGSLSMTCTVGESAEAHASHAAAHRAQPARKGAADVE
- a CDS encoding PA domain-containing protein; the protein is MWNDLASRLATPLRRGLCALALGGLTTLAQSAVVQIINANEPGIGFNDPTPVAPVGGNPGTTLGQQRLVAFQHAANIWARTLKSQVPISVLATFEPLNCSDTSAVLGAAGAISVWSDFPGAEKPGTWYPSALANKLARQDIDPGPYVDGSENDIVAFFNSELGKPGCLTGVGYYLGLDSRVPAGQLDLITTLLHELGHGLGFQNFSFGGVQLAGQPGIWDHFMYDVAARRTWLQMTEAERVASSIAPRNLVWAGETVRSRAEQVLERGTPELVLHGHGRHFRGERSLMVGTASFGPPLGRRPVVQAMGQVVDQPDGTGWACTPLSPANIARVAGKVAIVDRGGCTFTVKAANVQAAGAVAMVVVNNVAGGPPPDLGGTDPTIVIPAVRVMLEDGVLLKKLAGSNAVASLGLDMERLRGAAKGNRVLLYTPNPYAPGSSISHWDTSALRNLLMEPFDNPGMPHAVRAPLDLTYELLKDIGW